The following coding sequences lie in one Maribacter forsetii DSM 18668 genomic window:
- a CDS encoding SixA phosphatase family protein has translation MKNLFLMRHGKSSWELNVGDEDRALLQRGISDARLVGEEISKLNLKIDHVYTSPANRAFHTCMICLRILNYPLENCSVDAHLYDFSGNQVFQFIKDLDDNLDNVFLFGHNHTFTHLANSMGDKHIDNVPTSGFVHLQFNENTWANVNKGSTIQTIFPKQLKA, from the coding sequence ATGAAAAATCTATTTTTAATGCGCCATGGTAAATCTTCTTGGGAGCTAAATGTTGGCGATGAAGACAGGGCATTATTGCAAAGAGGAATTTCTGACGCCCGTTTGGTAGGCGAAGAAATTTCCAAACTAAATTTAAAAATAGATCATGTATATACCAGTCCGGCAAACAGGGCGTTTCATACCTGTATGATTTGTTTGCGAATTCTGAATTATCCGTTAGAGAATTGTAGTGTAGATGCGCATCTGTATGATTTTTCAGGGAATCAAGTATTCCAGTTTATTAAAGATTTAGATGATAATTTAGATAATGTCTTTCTTTTTGGACACAACCATACCTTTACCCATTTAGCAAATTCTATGGGAGATAAGCATATTGACAATGTGCCTACTAGCGGATTTGTTCATTTGCAATTCAATGAAAATACCTGGGCTAATGTTAATAAAGGCTCAACAATACAAACCATTTTTCCGAAGCAACTAAAAGCATGA
- the ppk1 gene encoding polyphosphate kinase 1, whose product MIKNNNQYVNREISWLWFNERVLQESADKNVPLIERLRFLGIFSNNLDEFFKVRYATVKRIVEAGKTGKSVLGGEKAKDLLEEITNIVIEQQTKSLTILRRIEHELEGKNIFIIKETELNENQKEFVKAYFLKEVSPQLMTIILNDLTRFPTLKDTAAYLAVKMVIKSEESKKEKRYALIEIPKGIDRFVVLPDEGDKSYIIILDDLIRYCLGNIFTMFEYESISAHMIKITRDAELDIDNDLSKSFIEKISSSVEHRKISDPVRFVYDKSIGRDTLTFLKEKMNIEDTDSVIPGGRYHNRRDYMGFPSLGRKDLLYDKITPLPVKGLSVEGSILESIAKKDYLQYTPYHTFTYVLKFLREAALDPKVRTIKITVYRLASNSQIAASLINAVKNGKQVTVQIELQARFDEQANIEYAEQLQAEGVKLIFGVPGLKVHSKICLIEREEGNSLKRYGFVSTGNFNESTARIYTDFTLFTADDSILKELNKVFDFFETTYKINKYKHLIVSPHYTKNAFMKLIDNEIANAKQGKVAFIKIKMNSFTSYKMVDKLYEASRAGVKIQLIIRGICCLIPGVEGMSENIEAISVIDKFLEHTRFFAFANDGDTKMYISSADWMTRNLDYRVEVGCPIYDEDIKKELMDTFDICWEDNTKARVFNVAQDNAYRKTTLPRIRSQFATYEYYANKQES is encoded by the coding sequence ATGATAAAAAATAACAACCAGTACGTAAATAGAGAAATAAGTTGGTTATGGTTCAACGAACGTGTATTACAAGAAAGCGCGGATAAGAATGTTCCATTAATTGAAAGACTTCGTTTTTTAGGTATTTTCTCAAATAACTTAGATGAGTTTTTCAAAGTTCGTTACGCAACTGTAAAGCGAATAGTTGAAGCCGGTAAAACAGGTAAAAGTGTTTTAGGAGGTGAAAAAGCAAAAGACCTTTTAGAGGAGATTACAAATATTGTAATTGAGCAGCAAACCAAGAGTTTGACTATTCTAAGAAGAATTGAGCATGAGCTTGAGGGTAAGAATATTTTTATTATCAAGGAAACGGAATTAAACGAAAATCAAAAAGAATTCGTGAAAGCTTATTTCTTAAAAGAAGTAAGTCCGCAGTTAATGACTATTATCTTAAATGATCTTACGCGTTTTCCTACCTTAAAAGATACGGCAGCGTATTTAGCTGTAAAAATGGTTATTAAAAGTGAGGAAAGTAAAAAAGAGAAGCGTTATGCACTAATTGAAATACCTAAGGGGATAGACCGTTTCGTGGTTTTGCCAGATGAAGGAGATAAAAGTTATATCATTATACTAGATGATTTAATTAGATATTGTTTGGGGAATATTTTCACCATGTTTGAGTACGAGTCTATTTCTGCTCACATGATTAAAATAACCAGAGATGCAGAGCTAGATATAGATAATGACTTAAGTAAAAGTTTTATAGAGAAAATATCGTCAAGTGTAGAGCATAGAAAAATCAGTGATCCTGTTCGTTTTGTTTATGACAAAAGTATAGGTAGGGATACTTTGACTTTTCTTAAAGAGAAGATGAATATAGAAGATACGGATAGTGTTATACCAGGTGGTAGATATCACAATCGTAGAGATTATATGGGCTTTCCTAGTTTGGGAAGAAAAGATTTACTGTACGATAAAATAACACCCTTACCGGTAAAAGGTCTTAGTGTTGAGGGTAGTATTTTGGAAAGCATAGCTAAAAAAGACTATTTACAGTATACTCCTTATCACACCTTTACCTATGTACTAAAGTTTTTGCGTGAAGCGGCGTTGGACCCTAAAGTGCGTACTATTAAGATTACGGTATATAGATTGGCAAGTAATTCTCAAATTGCGGCCTCTCTAATAAACGCGGTTAAAAATGGGAAACAGGTAACGGTACAGATTGAACTTCAAGCTCGTTTTGATGAGCAAGCGAATATTGAATATGCAGAGCAACTTCAGGCAGAAGGGGTGAAACTTATTTTCGGAGTACCAGGTTTAAAAGTGCACAGTAAAATATGTTTGATAGAAAGAGAAGAAGGAAATTCTTTAAAACGCTACGGATTTGTAAGTACAGGTAACTTTAATGAATCAACGGCAAGAATTTATACTGATTTTACACTATTTACAGCAGATGATTCTATATTAAAAGAGTTGAATAAGGTCTTTGATTTCTTTGAGACTACTTATAAAATCAATAAATACAAACACCTTATTGTTTCTCCGCATTATACTAAAAATGCATTCATGAAATTGATTGATAATGAGATAGCAAATGCCAAGCAAGGTAAAGTAGCTTTTATCAAGATTAAAATGAACAGTTTTACCTCTTACAAGATGGTAGACAAGCTTTATGAAGCAAGTAGAGCGGGAGTAAAGATCCAGTTGATTATAAGAGGTATATGTTGCTTAATACCAGGGGTTGAAGGCATGAGTGAAAACATAGAAGCGATAAGTGTAATAGATAAATTTTTGGAGCATACCCGCTTCTTTGCATTTGCGAATGATGGTGATACAAAAATGTATATTTCCTCTGCAGATTGGATGACTAGAAATCTTGATTATAGAGTTGAAGTAGGTTGCCCAATCTATGATGAGGACATTAAGAAAGAATTGATGGATACTTTTGATATCTGTTGGGAAGATAATACGAAAGCGCGTGTGTTCAACGTAGCACAGGATAATGCATATAGAAAAACAACGTTACCTAGAATAAGGTCTCAATTTGCTACGTATGAGTATTATGCGAATAAACAAGAATCTTAA
- a CDS encoding 3-dehydroquinate synthase — protein MQLQPIKQSFQVQYDYQLYFTSGLFDLENLLFANLIADYKDFEPVKLLFVLDDGVENHHPTLINQIEKYCEKHQQTIKYTNTLVLPGGEQVKNSDDAIESVLKGVNQNKICRHSFVVVIGGGAVIDMVGYAAAIAHRGVKLIRIPTTVLSQNDSAVGVKNSVNAFKKKNFLGTFAPPFAIINDSNFLETLEQRDWISGISEAIKVALIKDKTFFKYIADNATALKNREMEPMQYVIYKCAEMHMHHIAQGGDPFESGSSRPLDFGHWAAHKMEFMTNYELRHGEAVAKGIALDVTYAQLIGLISEEDLQYILDVMIAIGFDLSLPVESEEEIQSLLDGIEEFREHLGGQLTITLISDLGVKHDVHTIDMMLMAQAITKLNHQFALN, from the coding sequence ATGCAATTACAACCTATAAAACAGTCTTTTCAAGTACAATATGATTATCAATTGTATTTTACTTCGGGACTCTTTGATTTAGAAAACCTTTTGTTCGCAAACTTAATTGCAGACTATAAAGATTTTGAGCCTGTTAAGCTTCTTTTTGTATTGGATGACGGAGTTGAAAACCATCATCCTACATTAATAAATCAGATTGAAAAATATTGCGAAAAGCATCAGCAAACTATAAAGTATACTAATACGTTAGTTTTACCGGGTGGCGAGCAGGTAAAGAACAGTGATGATGCCATTGAATCCGTTTTAAAAGGAGTCAACCAAAATAAAATTTGTCGCCATTCATTCGTTGTAGTTATCGGTGGTGGTGCGGTGATAGATATGGTTGGCTATGCTGCAGCTATTGCACATAGGGGAGTAAAGTTGATCAGAATACCTACTACGGTTTTATCTCAGAACGATTCTGCCGTTGGTGTAAAGAACAGTGTAAATGCATTTAAGAAGAAGAATTTCTTAGGGACATTTGCTCCGCCATTTGCCATTATTAACGATAGCAATTTTTTGGAAACTCTAGAACAACGAGATTGGATTTCCGGTATATCCGAAGCTATAAAAGTAGCATTAATTAAGGATAAGACCTTCTTTAAATATATAGCGGATAATGCCACGGCTTTGAAAAATAGGGAAATGGAACCTATGCAATATGTCATTTATAAGTGTGCAGAAATGCACATGCACCATATTGCCCAAGGTGGTGACCCATTTGAATCAGGATCATCAAGACCGTTAGATTTTGGACATTGGGCTGCTCACAAGATGGAATTCATGACCAATTATGAATTGAGACATGGAGAAGCTGTAGCAAAGGGTATTGCATTAGACGTCACCTACGCACAATTAATAGGTTTAATTTCCGAAGAAGATTTACAGTACATATTAGATGTAATGATTGCTATAGGTTTTGATCTATCGCTTCCTGTTGAAAGTGAAGAAGAAATTCAGTCTTTATTAGATGGTATAGAAGAGTTTAGAGAGCATTTGGGTGGGCAGTTAACAATTACTCTAATTTCTGACTTGGGAGTCAAGCATGATGTTCATACCATTGATATGATGCTAATGGCACAGGCGATTACAAAATTGAATCATCAATTCGCATTAAATTAA
- a CDS encoding Ppx/GppA phosphatase family protein has product MKVRKFAAIDIGSNAIRLLTHNVIEDKGKKTQFRKSALVRVPVRLGEDSFTVGEISEVNEARLIKTMKAFKLLMEVAGVEKYRACATSAMREANNGNEIIEKVVQESGVKIDLIDGKQEAAIIASTDLKNLIKDDQCYLYIDVGGGSTEFTLFSNGNIKVSKSFKLGTVRLLNDMVKPETWKKLEEWIKVNLKDKPKLSIIGSGGNINKLHKLSGRKEGEPLSYIWLNAQYHFLDSLSYDDRISELGLNPDRADVIIPATKIFLSAAKWSGAKKIHVPKIGLSDGIIKDLYNSENN; this is encoded by the coding sequence TTGAAGGTAAGAAAATTTGCAGCGATAGATATAGGCTCTAATGCCATTAGGTTGCTTACACACAATGTTATTGAGGATAAGGGTAAAAAGACTCAGTTTAGAAAAAGTGCTTTAGTAAGGGTACCTGTACGTTTAGGTGAAGATTCGTTTACAGTAGGTGAAATATCAGAAGTTAATGAAGCTAGACTCATTAAGACCATGAAGGCTTTTAAGCTTTTGATGGAAGTTGCTGGTGTTGAAAAGTATAGAGCCTGTGCTACATCTGCCATGAGAGAGGCTAATAATGGGAATGAAATAATAGAGAAGGTTGTTCAAGAATCTGGAGTTAAAATAGATTTAATAGATGGTAAGCAAGAAGCTGCCATTATTGCCTCAACAGATTTAAAGAATTTAATAAAAGATGATCAATGTTATTTATATATAGACGTTGGTGGAGGTAGCACGGAGTTTACCTTATTTTCAAATGGCAATATCAAAGTCTCAAAATCTTTTAAGTTAGGTACGGTAAGACTTTTGAACGATATGGTGAAACCAGAAACTTGGAAAAAATTAGAAGAATGGATAAAGGTGAATTTAAAGGACAAGCCTAAGTTATCCATCATAGGCTCTGGGGGTAATATCAATAAGTTGCATAAGTTATCAGGTAGAAAAGAAGGCGAACCATTATCTTATATATGGCTGAATGCCCAATACCATTTTTTAGATAGCTTAAGTTATGATGATAGAATATCAGAACTAGGCTTAAACCCCGATAGGGCAGACGTTATCATTCCGGCAACTAAAATATTTCTTTCAGCGGCAAAATGGAGTGGAGCAAAGAAAATTCATGTACCTAAAATAGGACTATCGGATGGTATAATTAAAGATTTATACAATTCTGAGAACAACTAA
- a CDS encoding TatD family hydrolase has translation MEDKMMIIDPHVHMTSRTTDDYEAMAAAGVVAVIEPSFWLGQPRTQVGSFQDYFSSLVGWEPFRASQFGIKHYCTIGLNSKEANNEALAEQVIELLPLYLHKENVVAIGEIGYDDQTPAEDKFFRMQLDMAKELDMTVQVHTPHRDKKAGTIKSMEVCLEHGLDPANVIIDHNNEETVKEVLDRGFIAAFTIYPKTKMGNERMVEVVRKFGSSNIIVDSSADWGVSDPLAVPKTANLMLKRGISMEDVRKTCYQNALDAFSKNGKMKEAHWLQPDSINQSQLFNDNSVLRGQKPRIDEDQIT, from the coding sequence ATGGAAGATAAAATGATGATTATTGACCCACATGTTCACATGACGTCAAGAACAACAGATGATTATGAAGCAATGGCGGCTGCGGGTGTTGTGGCGGTAATAGAACCTTCGTTTTGGCTTGGTCAGCCAAGAACTCAAGTAGGTTCTTTTCAAGATTACTTTAGTAGCCTGGTAGGTTGGGAGCCTTTTAGGGCTAGCCAATTCGGAATTAAACATTACTGTACTATTGGTTTAAATTCTAAGGAAGCCAACAATGAAGCCTTGGCAGAGCAGGTAATTGAATTATTGCCTTTATACCTACATAAAGAGAATGTAGTTGCTATTGGTGAAATAGGTTACGATGATCAAACTCCTGCAGAAGATAAGTTCTTTAGAATGCAACTTGATATGGCTAAAGAATTGGATATGACTGTACAAGTACATACACCGCACCGAGATAAAAAAGCAGGAACCATAAAAAGTATGGAAGTATGTTTGGAGCATGGTTTAGATCCTGCCAATGTAATTATTGACCATAATAATGAAGAAACGGTAAAAGAAGTTCTTGACCGCGGATTTATTGCTGCATTTACAATTTATCCAAAAACAAAAATGGGTAATGAACGTATGGTAGAAGTAGTTAGAAAATTTGGAAGTTCTAACATTATCGTAGATAGCTCTGCAGATTGGGGCGTTAGTGACCCTCTTGCAGTACCAAAAACAGCTAATTTAATGCTGAAAAGAGGTATTTCTATGGAAGATGTAAGAAAGACTTGTTACCAAAATGCTTTAGATGCGTTTAGTAAAAACGGTAAAATGAAAGAAGCACATTGGTTACAGCCAGATAGCATTAACCAATCCCAACTATTTAATGATAATAGTGTTTTAAGAGGTCAGAAACCAAGAATAGACGAAGACCAAATTACCTAA
- a CDS encoding EboA domain-containing protein, with product MHNQEDIQSILIKYGNAESVAWLKGKIEKLAYDKSSKDLFMTYSLLNVKFEGVKSISFESQDSESARYFSEHKANILQIARIYLLSEVLVQDLEFYTPKVANIIQVADTSELETFLKYLILLPNPEAYKQTAVEALRTNIATIFDAISLNNPYPAKFFNDQQWNQMFLKAAFMERDLSQIEAVDERANQDLTRIISDYAHERWAAGRKIDPLFWRPVSKFLNEELLNDMKKLLNSEDVIENNAGALCCYLSENDKAMALLNSKPELKHKIADGQITWNTIKQH from the coding sequence ATGCACAATCAAGAAGATATTCAGAGTATATTAATAAAATATGGAAATGCAGAAAGTGTTGCTTGGTTAAAGGGTAAAATTGAAAAATTGGCATATGATAAGTCTTCAAAAGACTTATTTATGACTTACAGCCTTTTGAATGTAAAGTTTGAAGGGGTAAAATCAATTTCATTTGAAAGTCAAGATTCTGAAAGTGCCCGTTATTTTAGTGAGCATAAAGCAAACATTTTACAAATAGCACGTATCTATTTGTTGTCAGAGGTTCTTGTTCAAGATTTGGAGTTTTATACTCCTAAAGTGGCGAATATTATACAAGTGGCTGATACAAGTGAGTTAGAAACATTTCTCAAATACTTGATATTATTACCAAATCCTGAGGCTTACAAACAAACAGCGGTAGAAGCTTTAAGAACAAATATTGCTACTATTTTTGATGCCATATCATTGAACAATCCTTACCCTGCAAAGTTTTTCAATGACCAACAGTGGAACCAAATGTTTTTGAAAGCGGCATTTATGGAGCGTGACCTTTCTCAAATAGAAGCTGTTGACGAAAGGGCAAATCAAGATTTAACAAGAATAATATCTGATTATGCACATGAAAGATGGGCAGCGGGCAGAAAAATAGACCCGTTATTTTGGAGACCAGTTTCAAAGTTTTTGAATGAAGAACTTTTAAATGATATGAAGAAGCTTCTTAATAGTGAAGATGTAATAGAAAATAATGCCGGAGCACTTTGTTGTTATCTATCAGAAAATGATAAAGCAATGGCACTTTTAAATAGTAAACCAGAGCTAAAACACAAAATAGCGGACGGGCAAATAACTTGGAATACGATTAAACAACATTAG
- the miaE gene encoding tRNA-(ms[2]io[6]A)-hydroxylase, whose product MLGLKLPTDPRWVNIVEKNIDEILTDHAYCEQKAASTAISLIVSFPEYTELVTEMVALSREEMGHFKMVHDLILQRGNTLGRDRKDDYVIELIKFFPKGGSRTTQLVHRLLYAGLIEARSCERFRLLSEELEDKKLADFYHKLMISEAGHYTMFLKFARKYGELEEVNKKWDSLLEYEAQIMKDLGTKESIHG is encoded by the coding sequence ATGCTAGGCTTAAAACTACCTACCGACCCTAGATGGGTTAATATTGTCGAAAAAAATATTGACGAAATATTGACCGATCATGCGTACTGCGAGCAAAAAGCGGCTAGTACGGCAATCTCTTTAATAGTCTCTTTTCCTGAATACACTGAGCTAGTTACAGAGATGGTAGCTTTATCCAGGGAGGAAATGGGTCATTTTAAAATGGTACACGATCTTATTTTACAACGTGGCAATACTTTAGGTAGAGACCGTAAGGATGATTATGTAATTGAACTCATTAAATTTTTTCCAAAGGGAGGAAGTAGAACTACCCAACTGGTTCATAGATTGCTTTATGCCGGACTAATTGAAGCCCGTAGTTGTGAGCGTTTTAGATTGCTTTCCGAAGAATTGGAAGATAAAAAATTAGCCGATTTCTATCATAAATTAATGATTAGTGAAGCTGGACACTATACCATGTTCTTAAAATTTGCCCGTAAATATGGTGAACTAGAAGAAGTGAACAAAAAATGGGACAGCCTTTTAGAATATGAAGCCCAAATCATGAAAGACCTAGGAACTAAGGAATCTATTCACGGTTAA
- the eboC gene encoding UbiA-like protein EboC (EboC, a homolog the polyprenyltransferase UbiA, belongs to system of proteins involved in the trafficking of precursor metabolites to an extracytoplasmic compartment so that the biosynthesis of certain natural products, such as scytonemin, can be completed.): MKDKLMGFARLARPANLPTAAADILAGIAIALYLSTIDVLGFLTEQSGDVLLLVFSSVALYAGGVVFNDVFDAALDVVERPERAIPSGLVPKREAIYFGTILMLIGITLAFKCTMLSGLISVALTIAILTYDGYFKQFGFAGPLNMGICRGLNLLMGMSILGTLSDWYITLVPVVYIFAITLISRGEVHGNNKNHIVWAGILYAIVILSITLIVMQQKDSIVVLLPFLFLFGYLIYKPLLQAYKENSPKNIKKAVMGGVLSLVVMNACWVAGFSNWYLALAVLLLLPISMLLSKLFAVT, encoded by the coding sequence ATGAAAGATAAATTAATGGGTTTTGCTCGTTTAGCAAGACCTGCAAATTTGCCAACTGCAGCAGCGGATATATTGGCAGGTATTGCCATTGCATTATATTTAAGTACCATAGACGTACTCGGTTTTCTAACCGAGCAAAGTGGTGACGTACTTTTATTGGTCTTTTCTTCGGTAGCATTGTATGCTGGCGGAGTTGTTTTTAACGATGTTTTCGATGCAGCGTTAGATGTTGTTGAAAGACCGGAAAGGGCTATACCTAGCGGACTGGTACCAAAACGTGAAGCTATTTATTTTGGAACTATACTAATGTTGATTGGTATTACTTTGGCATTTAAATGTACGATGTTATCCGGACTCATTTCAGTTGCCTTGACCATTGCAATTTTAACCTATGACGGGTATTTCAAGCAATTTGGATTCGCCGGACCTTTGAATATGGGTATATGCCGGGGATTGAACCTTTTAATGGGAATGTCAATTTTAGGAACTCTTTCAGATTGGTATATAACATTGGTGCCAGTAGTTTATATTTTTGCCATTACATTAATAAGTAGAGGAGAAGTACATGGTAACAATAAAAATCATATTGTTTGGGCTGGTATTTTGTATGCAATAGTTATACTATCTATTACGTTAATTGTAATGCAACAGAAAGACAGTATTGTGGTCTTATTGCCGTTCTTATTTTTATTCGGGTATTTGATTTATAAGCCATTATTACAAGCATACAAGGAGAATTCCCCTAAGAATATTAAGAAAGCGGTTATGGGAGGTGTTTTGTCGTTAGTCGTAATGAATGCTTGTTGGGTAGCCGGTTTTTCTAATTGGTATTTGGCATTAGCGGTTTTATTACTATTACCGATTTCAATGCTTTTGTCTAAATTATTTGCAGTAACATAA
- the eboE gene encoding metabolite traffic protein EboE — MQLRDNFHLTYCTNIHPGQDWKSTFESIKSHVPGIKQEVSKEQPFGLGLRLSNKASEELDLGDNMSHFKSWLHDNNLYVFTMNGFPYGNFHDERVKDMVHAPDWTTSDRLKYTKRLFRQLSVLIPEGMNGGISTSPITYKYWHKTESETQNTFQVGAKNMLEVAKQLFEIEQTTETYLHLDIEPEPDGLLENSDEVLMFYSDYLVPLGIAYFKQELGLNPDEAEALIKKYITVCYDVCHFSLAYEEPTDTFAKFKANNIRVGKIQVSAALKILFNGTDDERIWEELSQFNEPTYLHQVTEKIDGKVKTYSDLPLVLEGERNHKELRAHYHVPIFLEKYGELFSTQDHILKTMEYLRIDPISEHLEIETYTWDVLPTDLKQDLSVSIIREIEWFKSHM, encoded by the coding sequence ATGCAGCTACGAGATAACTTTCATTTAACCTACTGTACTAACATTCACCCTGGGCAAGATTGGAAAAGTACTTTTGAGAGTATTAAAAGCCATGTACCGGGTATAAAGCAAGAAGTTTCAAAAGAACAACCTTTTGGTTTGGGGCTGCGCTTATCTAATAAAGCGAGTGAGGAGCTTGATTTAGGTGATAACATGTCTCATTTTAAAAGTTGGTTACACGACAATAATCTTTATGTATTTACCATGAATGGATTTCCATATGGGAATTTTCACGATGAACGTGTAAAAGATATGGTGCATGCTCCAGATTGGACTACTAGTGACCGTTTAAAGTATACAAAGAGATTGTTCCGTCAATTGTCGGTGTTAATCCCTGAAGGAATGAATGGCGGAATTTCAACTTCACCCATTACCTATAAATATTGGCATAAAACAGAAAGCGAAACACAAAATACATTTCAAGTTGGTGCTAAAAACATGCTCGAAGTTGCCAAACAATTATTTGAAATTGAACAAACTACAGAAACCTATTTACATCTAGATATTGAACCAGAACCAGACGGATTACTGGAAAATAGTGATGAGGTATTGATGTTTTATTCCGATTATCTAGTGCCTTTGGGGATTGCATATTTTAAGCAGGAATTAGGATTGAATCCCGATGAAGCAGAAGCATTAATTAAAAAGTACATCACGGTTTGTTATGACGTTTGTCATTTCTCACTAGCTTATGAAGAGCCTACGGATACCTTTGCAAAGTTCAAGGCAAATAATATTAGGGTAGGAAAAATTCAAGTAAGTGCCGCATTGAAAATTCTTTTTAATGGAACCGATGATGAACGTATTTGGGAAGAATTATCCCAATTTAATGAGCCAACTTATTTACATCAAGTAACAGAGAAAATCGATGGCAAAGTAAAAACGTATAGTGATTTGCCTTTAGTTTTAGAAGGGGAGAGAAATCATAAAGAACTACGTGCGCATTATCACGTTCCTATTTTCTTGGAAAAATACGGCGAGTTGTTTTCAACACAAGACCATATTCTAAAAACGATGGAGTATCTAAGGATTGATCCTATATCTGAACATTTAGAAATAGAAACTTATACTTGGGATGTGCTTCCTACAGATTTAAAACAAGATTTATCAGTATCCATAATTCGCGAAATAGAGTGGTTTAAATCACATATGTAA